The genomic interval TTAGGATATGTTCACccacaaataaattattcatgAATCTCAATGAAGGCGCCTTCTTTCTGGAATGGTCATCACTCATCAGctagtttcttttctttttcccttcACTTTGACTTCATTGCAGCATTCATATGCTTTGTAACATTACTCGTTTTACATCTCgaccaaaattcagcatttgcaaattaatataattaacaaatttaatctttttttctAACATTAACTCAAAttgcatttaaaataaaattgaaataatccTTACAATCATCTATTTTTGTCACTAAGTGGAGGGCATTTTTACACACAACTTGAATCTTCGACCAATTGTTTTCTCTATTCTCGCGACAATGGAAGACTCTCTCTGTTTAGCAAGATCTTGTTTACGTGCTTTGGCAATAGCTAATAGCTTCTCTTTCATAGACTTCACTTTCTTCACGCCTCCAAGTTTCTTCCCTATCTGTGGGGTGGTAATGGAGATGGTAAGAAGATTTCAAGGATTAAGTGGATAAATATACTTGCCAAAGGACAAAGGTGGATAATGGAGATGTTTAAATGATAAGGATGCGTGTTGGTATGGCTTGTTGATGTACAAGTACcgtgatttataaaaattcttgTGGCTAAACTGATCCAATGCTTAAGGGATGTTCTATCAGGTGGAGAGATTTCATATTACTGGCTCTTAAATAGAAAAAAGATAAGCAACTCGTCCAAGTTTAAAAAAGAGATAGataaattacatatatttattttgatacacATAGTGTTAACTGTATGCACGTTAGCTATTCATAGTATTGATTCTAATTGTTTTAAATCAGGGTCCGAGCTCTCTGTTTCCACCTCTTCGCGGTCCAGGTATGAATCAGCTACAACTTTTCCCTTACTCAGCACATCCGATGGTACTGTTTGTAAGAGGCTGAAACAGAAATGTGAGGCACAAGGGTTACTTATTATGCAAAATAGATACTCTGTAACTGACTTTATGGTGCAGTCCACCGCACCATGAAACCAGTTGCAGAGTATCCAAGCTCTTATTAGAAAATGGAGGAAATCTGCACAAGAAATCACCTGTCCAGAGCGATAAGGGCAGATTTGACTTTTGCCTTCATTGATTTGACTGAGGCTTCAGGATCATTACGTGATGCACGTAGAAGCAAGGAATCAAGTTCCTCCAGTGACCTTCAGAAACAGAATTCTTCAGTTGGGGTTTAAGTTTTTCacaatcataaaatttatttccatATGGCCGATAAGCTCAGTTGCTAATGGTGATAGTTATTTCAAGCacattattttcataataatttttgcgggaaattgattattttacCTCAGACATTCATCAACACTGTTGAATGCAGTTTTACCATTGCCACTGTCAGAAGCATATTGCGCAACCTATAAAAAGATTGTGAAGCACTAATTAACTTTCATAAATGTGAATATATACAATATAAAGTAAATGATGAGAAACATGAAGGAGAAATAGATTATCCTAACCGATATCATATCAACAATGGTTTGAgctttaaaacaattaattaagcTATCCGTTGTTCTATGTTGTTtaggaatttttttaaatttgcttGATATGGAAGAAACTGGCTGTATCAGCATTTTATAGCATTCAAAGGCATAAGAGAATAAGAACCATGAAAGGGAGAGTGAAGAAGAGCTTGGAAGTTGAAAGAAGCCTTTACTTACTGCTCGAATATTTATACGAAGAGATGCTGCAGGCCCAGAGCGAAGAAAAGACCGGCAGAGGGCAAATTGGGGTTCATTGCCCTCTAAAGTTTTCTCTATAGTAGTAGAAAGAAAGGCATAAGTAGATTTTATATCAACTTCAGTTTATGATAACTGCAGACCGTGTGAAATGAATACCTACAGCAATCCTTAATGTGAAGGGAGAACATGGAAAGTAATGACAAGAAGATTCGGCATGGAAAGTAATGACAAGAAGATTCGGCAAAATGAACCAAGAGAATAAATGCATACAGGTATCACAATGAAGTCAAATTTaacaatcaaaaaagaaatatatatttcatcagATTTGTGTTTATAAAGTGTTTATTTGTTTTCTCATAGTTACCTTAGCAAATGTGCCAATCCAAAAGAGAGAAATGATGAACAATTAACAGGGCCAGTGGAAAGCCTGACAAATTGTACAATAATACCAAgtacaaaataaacaaataacacCAAAATCACTGAGATCTTCTAATATCTAGCACGACAAAGGTAGGTTACGGAAAAATTGGCATTACCCAAGTCCTTGATCTGGAACTGTGTGAGTATTACAGCTGGTACATAAGCCTCCAGAGGATCTAACTTTTTTCTAGAGCATTTAAGAACAAATAAGAATCAGAATGGTCATTCTTTGAGCAAACAAATCTAAAACAAAGAGATAACAACTCCAATCTAACTCAAGAACCTAATGCTTGTTTGTGTAAAATCTAGTCAatacaataaaattatgaaTGCTTGTTTGTGTAAGATAAGTAAAACCTAATGAAAAGTAACTTGTAACCTATCAAGCCCATATACTTGA from Cicer arietinum cultivar CDC Frontier isolate Library 1 chromosome 5, Cicar.CDCFrontier_v2.0, whole genome shotgun sequence carries:
- the LOC101501607 gene encoding uncharacterized protein; protein product: MASAVTPAHVSNIKPLQCSSRKAKRCVRCEVSAPSWREGRRTVSISLLLSHFLLIPNRAAAEGSFMDKYVKRKKLDPLEAYVPAVILTQFQIKDLEKTLEGNEPQFALCRSFLRSGPAASLRINIRAVAQYASDSGNGKTAFNSVDECLRSLEELDSLLLRASRNDPEASVKSMKAKVKSALIALDSLLQTVPSDVLSKGKVVADSYLDREEVETESSDPDLKQLESIL